Proteins co-encoded in one Desulfitobacterium hafniense DCB-2 genomic window:
- a CDS encoding cupin domain-containing protein has translation MEKRLYDLTKLTKFNADVPQKVVVYQSEKTLAAMWCLEPGQEVFLHMHPNADDVWICLEGESGLYFAGDGKEVPISKGMAVLAEPGQTHGMRNTGKDRFVFIGVAAPVPVQTERLDK, from the coding sequence GTGGAAAAAAGACTGTATGATTTAACCAAATTGACTAAGTTTAACGCAGACGTACCCCAAAAAGTGGTTGTTTATCAATCGGAAAAAACCCTCGCCGCCATGTGGTGTCTGGAGCCAGGTCAAGAAGTATTCCTGCATATGCATCCCAATGCCGATGATGTATGGATTTGCCTTGAAGGGGAGTCAGGCCTGTACTTTGCCGGAGACGGCAAAGAAGTTCCCATTTCCAAAGGTATGGCTGTTCTCGCTGAACCGGGACAAACTCATGGCATGAGGAACACCGGTAAAGATCGCTTCGTTTTTATCGGCGTGGCTGCTCCTGTTCCTGTTCAAACGGAAAGATTGGATAAGTAA